A genomic region of Pseudomonas sp. KU43P contains the following coding sequences:
- a CDS encoding VacJ family lipoprotein, protein MRRIGAGVIERVTQACVCASLLLAPVAATQAATEEDPWEAVNRPIFRFNDTLDTYALKPLAKGYQAVTPQFLEDGIHNIFRNLGDVTNLANDLLQLKPHAAGVDTARLIVNTTFGLGGFFDVGTKMGLTRNDEDFGQTLGYWGVPSGPYVVIPLLGPSTVRDGLSKYPDTYTKPYRYIDHVPTRNSIFALDVVDTRASLLSAEKLIQGDKYIFIRNAYLQNREFKVKDGEVEDDF, encoded by the coding sequence ATGCGTAGGATCGGTGCCGGTGTGATCGAGCGAGTCACCCAGGCCTGTGTCTGTGCCAGCCTGCTGCTGGCACCTGTGGCGGCCACCCAGGCGGCCACCGAGGAAGATCCTTGGGAGGCGGTCAACCGGCCGATCTTCCGTTTCAACGATACCCTCGACACATATGCCCTCAAGCCATTGGCCAAAGGCTATCAGGCGGTGACCCCGCAGTTCCTTGAGGACGGCATTCACAACATCTTCCGCAACCTGGGCGATGTCACCAATCTCGCCAACGATTTGCTGCAGCTCAAGCCTCATGCGGCGGGCGTGGACACGGCGCGGTTGATCGTCAACACCACCTTCGGCCTGGGCGGCTTCTTCGACGTCGGCACCAAGATGGGCCTGACGCGCAACGACGAAGATTTCGGCCAGACCTTGGGCTACTGGGGCGTACCAAGCGGCCCTTACGTGGTGATCCCGCTGCTGGGCCCGAGCACCGTGCGTGACGGCCTGTCCAAGTACCCGGACACCTACACCAAACCCTACCGCTACATCGACCACGTGCCGACCCGCAATTCGATCTTCGCGCTGGACGTCGTCGACACGCGTGCCAGCCTGTTGTCAGCGGAAAAGCTGATTCAGGGCGACAAGTACATCTTCATTCGCAACGCCTACCTGCAGAACCGCGAGTTCAAGGTCAAGGACGGCGAAGTCGAAGACGATTTCTGA
- a CDS encoding phosphonoacetaldehyde phosphonohydrolase-related protein: MHDASAFTAVLFGLRGCLVQAANGSPLPTPGALDALASLRRQQVPCIWLDDLSNAQSQRLASVLPAWLPGQRVNGVHWPAPNACWQALMTLDSERLDGCVLVSGEPQLLQSGLNAGLWTIGLAACSPSCDLGSQAWQAMTPQEQELARGKATLELFRLGVHSVIDHLEALDTCLMDIAQRRRKGEKP; encoded by the coding sequence ATGCACGATGCATCCGCCTTCACCGCTGTGCTGTTCGGCCTGCGCGGTTGCCTGGTCCAGGCCGCCAACGGCAGCCCCCTGCCCACCCCCGGCGCACTCGATGCATTGGCCAGCCTGCGTCGCCAGCAGGTGCCGTGCATCTGGCTGGATGACCTGAGCAACGCGCAAAGCCAGCGCCTGGCCAGCGTTTTGCCCGCGTGGCTGCCGGGCCAGCGGGTCAATGGCGTGCACTGGCCAGCGCCCAACGCCTGCTGGCAAGCGTTGATGACCCTCGACAGCGAACGGCTGGACGGCTGTGTGCTGGTCAGCGGCGAGCCACAGCTGCTGCAGTCGGGGCTCAATGCCGGGCTGTGGACCATCGGCCTGGCCGCCTGCAGCCCTTCCTGCGACCTTGGTTCACAAGCGTGGCAGGCCATGACCCCACAAGAGCAGGAGCTGGCCCGCGGCAAGGCCACACTCGAACTGTTTCGCCTGGGCGTACACTCGGTGATCGACCACCTCGAAGCGCTGGACACCTGCCTCATGGACATCGCCCAGCGCCGGCGCAAGGGTGAAAAACCCTGA
- a CDS encoding DUF4404 family protein, translating into MPARELQERLNSLREQLDRNVPLSDEELAALHEEARQIEAQLKLEEATPDNNLVDGVNLAIERFEADHPDLTATLRSIANSLHSMGI; encoded by the coding sequence ATGCCTGCCCGCGAATTGCAAGAGCGCCTGAACAGCTTGCGCGAGCAACTGGATAGAAACGTACCGCTTTCGGATGAAGAGCTGGCCGCGCTGCATGAGGAGGCCAGACAGATCGAGGCGCAGCTCAAGCTCGAAGAAGCCACACCGGACAATAACCTGGTTGACGGCGTGAACCTGGCGATCGAACGCTTCGAAGCCGATCACCCCGACCTGACCGCCACCCTGCGCAGCATTGCCAACTCGCTGCACAGCATGGGTATCTGA
- the queF gene encoding NADPH-dependent 7-cyano-7-deazaguanine reductase QueF (Catalyzes the NADPH-dependent reduction of 7-cyano-7-deazaguanine (preQ0) to 7-aminomethyl-7-deazaguanine (preQ1) in queuosine biosynthesis): MHPAAEHSPLGKSSEYIATYTPSLLFPIPRTAKWAELGVTAQTLPWQGVDYWNCFELSWLLPSGKPVVAIGEFAIPADSPNIIESKSFKLYLNSLNQTVFTSIGELRACLEKDLSTAAGKPVGVQVHTLAEVEAQGVTALPGQCIDALEVAISNYEQPQPELLQCNPEKVVEETVHSHLLKSNCPVTGQPDWGSVVVEYKGRALDHASLLTYLISFRQHADFHEQCVERIYLDLKNLLQPEHLTVYARYVRRGGLDINPYRSTGAISPKNLRLVRQ, encoded by the coding sequence ATGCACCCTGCTGCCGAACACTCTCCGCTGGGCAAGTCCAGCGAATACATCGCCACCTACACGCCTTCGCTGCTGTTCCCGATCCCGCGCACGGCCAAGTGGGCCGAACTGGGCGTGACTGCTCAGACCCTGCCATGGCAGGGCGTGGACTACTGGAACTGCTTCGAGCTGTCCTGGCTGCTGCCGTCCGGCAAGCCGGTGGTGGCGATTGGCGAATTCGCCATTCCGGCCGACTCGCCGAACATCATCGAGTCGAAGTCGTTCAAGCTGTACCTCAATTCGCTGAACCAGACGGTGTTCACTTCGATTGGCGAGCTGCGTGCGTGCCTGGAGAAGGACTTGTCGACAGCGGCTGGCAAGCCGGTGGGTGTGCAGGTACACACCCTGGCTGAAGTCGAGGCACAAGGCGTGACGGCGCTGCCAGGGCAGTGCATCGATGCGCTGGAGGTGGCGATCAGCAACTACGAACAGCCGCAGCCCGAACTGCTGCAGTGCAACCCTGAGAAGGTCGTGGAAGAGACCGTGCACAGCCACCTGCTCAAGTCCAACTGCCCGGTGACCGGCCAGCCTGACTGGGGCAGTGTGGTGGTGGAATACAAGGGCAGGGCACTGGATCACGCCAGCCTACTGACCTACCTGATCAGCTTCCGCCAGCATGCCGATTTCCACGAGCAGTGCGTGGAGCGGATCTATCTTGACCTGAAGAACCTGCTGCAACCGGAGCATCTGACGGTGTATGCGCGCTATGTGCGCCGTGGGGGGCTGGATATCAACCCGTATCGCAGTACTGGGGCAATCAGCCCGAAGAACCTGCGTCTGGTTCGTCAGTAA